A region from the Lolium perenne isolate Kyuss_39 chromosome 4, Kyuss_2.0, whole genome shotgun sequence genome encodes:
- the LOC127292275 gene encoding protein neprosin has protein sequence MATARVGACLLVAVMCLSCGAAAAARSPEARMHRHLKRLNKPAVKSIESPDGDIIDCVHISHQPAFDHPYLKNHTIQMRPSYHPEGLYDESKTSSADGEKPMVQLWHQNGRCSPGTVPVRRTKKDDLLRASSFRRYGRKRHTVANPMSVDPAMLNEGGHQHAISYVQGEKYYGAKATINVWDPKIEQPNEFSLSQLWILGGSFGEDLNSIEAGWQVSPDLYGDNNTRLFTYWTSDAYQATGCYNILCSGFVQINSEVAMGASIFPLSGYSGSQYDISILIWKDPKEGHWWMQFGKEYVLGYWPSFLFSYLADSASMIEWGGEVVNSQPDGVHTSTQMGSGHFPEEGFSKASYFKNIQVVDSTNNLKAPRGLGTFTEQSNCYDVQNGNNGDWGSYFYYGGPGRSSNCQ, from the exons ATGGCCACCGCGCGCGTCGGCGCGTGCCTGCTGGTGGCGGTGATGTGCCTCTCCTGCGGCGCGGCGGCCGCGGCGAGGTCGCCCGAGGCCAGGATGCACCGCCACCTCAAGCGCCTCAACAAGCCCGCCGTCAAGAGCATCGAG AGCCCTGATGGGGACATCATAGACTGCGTGCACATCTCGCACCAGCCGGCCTTTGACCACCCTTACCTCAAGAACCACACTATCCAG ATGAGGCCGAGCTATCACCCGGAGGGTCTGTACGACGAATCCAAGACCTCCTCTGCTGATGGCGAGAAGCCTATGGTTCAGTTGTGGCACCAGAATGGCAGGTGCTCTCCCGGCACCGTCCCTGTCCGGAGAACCAAGAAGGACGACCTGCTCCGGGCAAGCTCGTTCCGGCGGTATGGAAGGAAGCGGCACACCGTGGCGAACCCGATGTCCGTCGACCCCGCCATGCTCAACGAAGGCGGCCATCAA CACGCGATATCGTACGTTCAAGGCGAGAAGTACtacggcgcgaaggcgacgatcaATGTCTGGGATCCCAAGATCGAGCAGCCGAACGAGTTCAGCCTGTCCCAGCTGTGGATCTTGGGGGGCTCCTTTGGGGAGGATCTCAACAGTATCGAAGCTGGCTGGCAG GTTAGCCCTGACCTCTATGGGGACAACAACACACGGCTGTTCACCTACTGGACC AGTGATGCGTACCAGGCCACAGGTTGCTACAACATACTGTGTTCAGGGTTCGTTCAGATCAACAGTGAGGTGGCCATGGGAGCCAGCATCTTCCCCCTCTCAGGCTACTCCGGCTCACAGTATGACATCAGCATACTGATCTGGAAG GATCCGAAAGAGGGACACTGGTGGATGCAGTTCGGCAAGGAGTACGTGTTGGGGTACTGGCCGTCGTTCCTCTTCTCGTACCTAGCGGACAGCGCGTCAATGATCGAGTGGGGCGGAGAGGTGGTGAACTCGCAACCCGATGGCGTGCACACGTCGACGCAGATGGGCAGCGGGCACTTCCCGGAGGAAGGGTTCAGCAAGGCGAGCTACTTCAAGAACATCCAGGTGGTGGACAGCACAAACAACCTCAAGGCTCCCCGGGGCCTGGGCACGTTCACGGAGCAGTCCAACTGCTACGACGTGCAGAACGGCAACAATGGCGACTGGGGCTCCTACTTCTACTACGGAGGCCCTGGCAGGAGCTCCAACTGCCAGTAG